The following are from one region of the Acanthopagrus latus isolate v.2019 chromosome 2, fAcaLat1.1, whole genome shotgun sequence genome:
- the mmp13b gene encoding collagenase 3, with protein MIALLLLALVAHSFALPVKSGDNDNWLLAEKYLRRFYGLPAGLQGRQRMADALQEKIKDMQRFFNLKVTGNLDDNTLEVMKQARCGVPDIGEYNHFPRHLKWSNNNVTFRIVNYTPDLQKSDVDRAIRNALNVWADVTPLTFKKLYRGNADIMISFGSKEHGDYNPFDGPNGLLAHAYPPGQGIGGDTHFDEDEHWSKDSSTYNLFIVAAHELGHALGMGHSTDAGALMYPVYSYARGFPLAEDDIEGIQALYGPNPNSRKVKPKPDAPNKCDPMLTFDAVTELRGETIIFKDRFYWRLHPQMPEPEQTLIKSTWPSIPNKVDAAYENSEKDLVIIFSGIQMWALNGYSLVDGYPKYIHKLGLPKKIRKIDAAVHIRDTGKTLLFTDEDYWSYDEATSTMDTGYPRSIEDDFPGMDDEIDAAAYHYGYLYFFHEQMQYEYSYSSRKVIRIMRTNSILNC; from the exons atgatagctctgctgctgctggcgctGGTCGCTCACTCCTTTGCGCTGCCTGTGAAGTCAGGGGACAACGACAACTGGCTTTTAGCTGAG AAGTACCTCCGGCGCTTCTATGGCCTCCCGGCCGGTCTCCAGGGAAGACAGAGGATGGCAGATGCCCTTCAAGAGAAGATCAAGGACATGCAGAGATTCTTCAACCTCAAG GTGACAGGAAATCTGGATGACAACACTCTGGAGGTGATGAAGCAGGCCAGATGTGGCGTCCCGGACATCGGGGAGTACAACCACTTCCCACGACATCTCAAATGGTCAAATAACAATGTCACGTTCAG AATAGTGAATTATACACCAGATCTGCAGAAGTCTGACGTGGACAGAGCCATCCGCAACGCACTCAATGTCTGGGCCGACGTCACCCCTCTGACCTTCAAGAAGTTGTACCGGGGCAACGCTGACATCATGATCAGCTTCGGCTCAAAAG AGCACGGAGACTACAACCCTTTTGACGGGCCTAATGGATTGCTGGCTCACGCCTACCCCCCCGGCCAAGGCATTGGAGGAGACACTCACTTTGACGAGGACGAACACTGGAGCAAAGATTCATCAA CATACAACTTGTTTATAGTGGCGGCCCACGAGTTGGGCCACGCTCTCGGCATGGGCCATTCCACAGACGCCGGCGCCCTGATGTACCCCGTCTACTCGTACGCTAGAGGCTTCCCGCTGGCCGAGGACGACATCGAAGGCATTCAAGCACTCTACG GCCCAAACCCGAACTCAAGGAAAGTGAAGCCCAAACCTGATGCGCCAAACAAATGTGACCCCATGTTGACTTTTGATGCCGTCACAGAGCTCAGAGGGGAAACCATCATCTTCAAAGACAG ATTCTACTGGCGTCTCCATCCTCAGATGCCCGAGCCTGAGCAGACACTGATCAAgtcaacctggccctccatCCCCAACAAGGTGGATGCAGCATACGAGAACTCAGAGAAGGATCTCGTCATCATTTTCAGTG GGATCCAAATGTGGGCTTTGAACGGTTACAGCCTTGTGGATGGTTATCCGAAGTACATCCACAAACTTGGACTTCCCAAGAAAATCAGGAAGATAGATGCTGCTGTGCACATCAGGGACACTGGGAAGACTCTGCTCTTTACTGATGAGGACTACTGGAG CTATGATGAAGCAACAAGCACCATGGATACTGGCTACCCACGATCCATTGAGGACGACTTCCCAGGGATGGATGACGAAATTGACGCTGCTGCCTATCACTATG gatACTTGTATTTCTTCCACGAACAAATGCAGTACGAGTACAGTTACAGCTCGAGGAAGGTCATTCGCATCATGAGGACCAACTCCATTCTCAACTGCTGA